A region of Cucumis melo cultivar AY chromosome 2, USDA_Cmelo_AY_1.0, whole genome shotgun sequence DNA encodes the following proteins:
- the LOC103501517 gene encoding protein SLENDER RICE1-LIKE 1-like codes for MGPFDSAASSGGSSSSSSGSSSSSTVTKPQDIDGLLAGAGYKVRSSDLHHVAQSLERLESAMVNSSSEISQLASDAVHYNPSDLGSWVDSILSELNQTATLPSDLPDFPDLFSVCNQTDGSVSWTDPCVGAQHQNLAQHQLTVVTAMEEDSGIKLVHMLVTCADSIHRGDFPLAGSLIVEMRSLLSGINTECGIGKVAGYFIDALTRRVFTPHDTITSTTGFEDVLLYHHYYEACPYLKFAHFTANQAILEAFDGHDCVHVIDFNLMHGLQWPALIQALALRPGGPPLLRLTGIGPPSPDGRDSLREIGLRLAELARSVNVRFAFRGVAAARLEDVKPWMLQVSPKETVAVNSVMQLHRLLGNNQSSSAMEMVLGWIRSLNPKIMTVVEQEADHNQSGFLERFTEALFYYSTMFDSLEACCMMPEKGLAEMYLQREICNVVSCEGSARVERHEPLVKWRSRLRQAGFRALHLGSNAFKQASMLLTLFSAEGFSIEENEGCLTLGWHSRPLIAASAWQAAPPPDSNANHHPLGVIV; via the coding sequence ATGGGTCCTTTCGACTCCGCCGCCTCTTCCGGCGGCAGCAGTAGCAGTAGCAGTGGCAGCTCTTCCTCAAGTACTGTCACCAAACCCCAAGACATCGACGGCCTTCTCGCCGGCGCGGGTTACAAGGTCCGCTCCTCCGACCTTCACCACGTCGCTCAAAGTCTTGAGCGTCTGGAATCCGCTATGGTCAACTCTTCCTCTGAGATCTCTCAACTCGCTTCGGATGCCGTCCACTACAACCCTTCCGACCTGGGTTCTTGGGTTGATTCAATTCTGTCCGAGTTGAACCAAACGGCTACTTTGCCGTCCGATCTACCGGATTTTCCCGATCTGTTTTCGGTTTGTAATCAGACGGATGGGAGTGTGTCGTGGACAGATCCTTGTGTTGGTGCGCAACACCAGAACCTTGCTCAGCATCAGCTAACCGTCGTGACCGCCATGGAGGAAGATTCCGGTATTAAACTGGTCCACATGCTAGTCACGTGTGCCGATTCAATCCACCGTGGTGACTTCCCATTGGCTGGTTCTCTGATTGTCGAAATGCGAAGTTTGCTGTCTGGCATCAACACCGAATGCGGCATCGGGAAAGTCGCTGGTTACTTTATTGACGCGCTAACTCGGCGCGTGTTCACACCGCATGATACCATCACTTCTACCACCGGCTTTGAAGACGTCCTTCTCTATCACCATTATTACGAAGCTTGCCCTTACCTTAAATTCGCTCATTTTACCGCTAATCAAGCCATTTTGGAAGCCTTCGACGGTCACGATTGCGTCCACGTCATCGATTTCAATCTAATGCACGGTCTACAATGGCCCGCATTAATCCAAGCCCTCGCCCTCCGTCCCGGCGGTCCTCCTCTTCTTCGTTTAACCGGCATTGGCCCACCCTCTCCCGACGGCCGTGACTCGCTTCGAGAAATCGGATTGCGACTCGCTGAGTTGGCCCGTTCGGTGAACGTTCGTTTCGCCTTTCGCGGTGTGGCTGCGGCTAGGTTGGAAGATGTGAAGCCGTGGATGCTTCAGGTGAGTCCGAAGGAGACGGTGGCGGTGAACTCTGTTATGCAGCTTCACCGATTACTAGGGAACAACCAGTCGTCGTCCGCCATGGAAATGGTTCTCGGGTGGATCCGGAGTTTGAATCCGAAAATCATGACGGTGGTTGAACAAGAAGCGGACCACAACCAGAGCGGGTTCTTGGAGCGGTTCACGGAGGCTTTGTTTTACTATTCCACCATGTTTGATTCGCTTGAAGCCTGCTGTATGATGCCGGAGAAGGGTCTGGCGGAGATGTATCTACAGAGGGAAATTTGCAACGTGGTGAGCTGTGAAGGATCGGCTCGAGTCGAGCGCCATGAGCCACTGGTTAAGTGGAGGTCTCGACTTCGCCAAGCCGGTTTTAGAGCCCTCCATTTAGGATCCAACGCTTTCAAGCAAGCTAGTATGCTTCTAACCCTCTTCTCCGCCGAAGGATTCTCCATCGAGGAGAACGAAGGGTGTTTGACCCTCGGCTGGCATAGCCGCCCTCTTATCGCGGCTTCCGCTTGGCAAGCCGCGCCACCACCGGATTCAAATGCAAATCATCATCCCTTGGGAGTAATAGTATAA